From Coriobacteriia bacterium, the proteins below share one genomic window:
- a CDS encoding ACT domain-containing protein yields the protein MSRVELRNEILFKAPTRVGLLSDVAEALHGAGVNVLAIGAYDKGDVGEFLLVTDNNKAAFAALDGMGGTLDLLPVVVAWVDNAPGELARVARRLADNGITVAQIHASTTDAPTAMLVIRADCELDVIKLLEGV from the coding sequence ATGTCTCGAGTTGAGTTGCGCAACGAGATCCTCTTCAAGGCACCGACGAGGGTGGGGCTGCTCTCCGACGTAGCCGAAGCGCTGCACGGCGCCGGCGTCAACGTCCTTGCCATCGGCGCCTATGACAAGGGCGATGTCGGTGAGTTCCTGCTTGTGACCGACAACAACAAGGCCGCATTCGCCGCGCTCGATGGGATGGGCGGAACGCTCGACCTGCTGCCGGTCGTCGTGGCCTGGGTCGACAATGCGCCGGGCGAACTTGCCCGCGTGGCCCGGCGTCTGGCTGACAACGGCATCACCGTGGCCCAGATACACGCAAGCACGACGGACGCGCCGACTGCGATGCTTGTGATTCGCGCCGACTGCGAGCTCGATGTCATCAAGCTGCTCGAAGGCGTGTAG
- a CDS encoding PadR family transcriptional regulator has translation MHGHGDSPCGHGHGQGHHGHGGHHGKHGFKHPFGMGGHFGFGPSGMRARRGDIRAAVLRLLSEQPMHGYQIIQELSARSGGAWSPSPGSVYPTLQLLADEGLVVSEEAGGKKVFSLTEAGTAAVAESGDQPAPWEEAAQSDTGTAGFRDAAGKLMPALFQIGKSGSPEQIAAATQIVDDARKKLYAMLAED, from the coding sequence ATGCACGGTCACGGAGACTCACCCTGTGGGCACGGCCACGGCCAGGGACACCACGGACACGGCGGCCACCACGGCAAGCACGGTTTCAAGCACCCGTTCGGCATGGGAGGCCACTTCGGCTTCGGCCCCAGCGGCATGCGTGCGCGGCGCGGTGACATTCGAGCAGCGGTACTTCGACTGCTCTCGGAGCAGCCCATGCACGGCTATCAGATCATCCAGGAGCTTTCGGCCCGCAGCGGCGGAGCCTGGAGCCCGTCCCCGGGTTCGGTCTACCCCACCCTGCAGCTTCTCGCCGACGAAGGACTCGTCGTCTCCGAGGAAGCCGGTGGCAAGAAGGTCTTCAGCCTGACCGAGGCCGGAACCGCTGCCGTCGCCGAGAGTGGGGATCAGCCCGCCCCTTGGGAAGAGGCCGCCCAAAGCGACACCGGCACCGCGGGCTTCCGAGACGCCGCTGGCAAGCTCATGCCCGCGCTGTTCCAGATCGGCAAGAGCGGCTCCCCGGAACAGATCGCTGCGGCGACGCAGATCGTGGATGACGCCCGCAAGAAGCTCTACGCGATGCTCGCCGAGGACTAG
- a CDS encoding AarF/UbiB family protein gives MKASHLRARYWRIVFFFGRVTLAFMYWEILLPKIGLRALAARTRPDRSRRTAVRFRALAIRMGGLMIKVGQFLSARLDVLPAEITDELAGLQDEVPAESFAAIQVQAERELAMPLAQRYAWFDEVPLAAASLGQAHRARLSVADAAELGFADVVVKVQRPHIEQIVEVDLAALRRVGGWLQRYKPVRERANVPGLIEEFAATTRDEIDYLAEASYAETFADNFAHNPHVHVPQVAWEYTTRRVLTLEDVTAIRLGDYEAITAAGINRSEVAEVLVSAYMQQIFEDGFFHADPHPGNLFVTPLEGLNEAGNRAWKLTFIDFGMVGTVPENLRMGLREGVIAVGTQDGARLVKSFKTLDVLLPSADVKLIELASMQVFDRFGGMSMGDLRGLSHDEMMSFGLQFRGLMLNLPFQLPENLLLLGRSLAILSGMCTGLDPQFNFWSAIAPYASKLISDEDEGGTLFGAGFDTLLAEGTKVLQTTIGLPARADRVLTLMERGEFSVQTPLLDLRMRRLDRSVGRVASALVFGALLIAGAVLYEVEPTLAKALMIVSVVPGLRALMGGRGGHPGR, from the coding sequence TTGAAGGCGTCGCATCTGCGCGCACGCTACTGGCGCATCGTGTTCTTCTTCGGCAGGGTCACCCTGGCGTTCATGTACTGGGAGATCCTGCTGCCCAAGATCGGTCTGCGCGCGCTGGCAGCACGTACTCGACCGGACCGAAGCCGGCGCACCGCCGTGCGGTTCCGCGCGCTTGCCATTCGCATGGGCGGGTTGATGATCAAGGTTGGCCAGTTCCTGTCGGCGCGCCTTGATGTCCTCCCGGCCGAAATCACCGATGAGCTCGCGGGCCTTCAAGACGAAGTGCCTGCCGAGAGCTTCGCGGCCATCCAGGTGCAGGCCGAACGCGAGTTGGCTATGCCGCTCGCTCAGCGCTACGCGTGGTTCGACGAGGTTCCGCTGGCGGCCGCATCGCTTGGCCAGGCGCATCGTGCCCGGTTGAGCGTTGCGGACGCAGCGGAACTCGGTTTTGCCGACGTGGTCGTGAAGGTCCAGCGCCCCCACATCGAGCAGATCGTCGAGGTCGATCTGGCCGCGCTGCGCCGTGTCGGCGGCTGGCTCCAGCGCTACAAGCCCGTGCGCGAGCGCGCGAATGTGCCCGGACTCATCGAGGAGTTCGCCGCCACCACACGCGACGAGATCGACTACCTCGCCGAGGCAAGCTACGCGGAAACCTTCGCTGACAACTTCGCGCACAACCCGCATGTCCACGTGCCGCAGGTTGCCTGGGAGTACACGACGCGCCGTGTGCTGACGCTTGAGGACGTCACCGCCATCAGGCTTGGTGACTACGAAGCCATCACCGCGGCCGGCATCAACCGCTCGGAAGTCGCCGAAGTGCTGGTGAGCGCCTACATGCAACAGATCTTCGAGGATGGCTTCTTCCACGCCGACCCGCACCCGGGCAACCTGTTCGTGACCCCGCTGGAGGGCCTGAACGAGGCCGGCAATCGCGCTTGGAAGCTCACCTTCATCGACTTCGGCATGGTGGGCACCGTACCAGAGAACCTGCGGATGGGGCTGCGCGAGGGCGTCATCGCGGTCGGCACGCAAGACGGCGCACGGCTCGTCAAGAGCTTCAAGACACTCGACGTGCTGCTGCCAAGCGCAGACGTGAAGTTGATCGAACTGGCGAGCATGCAGGTGTTCGACCGCTTCGGCGGCATGAGCATGGGCGACTTGCGAGGCCTCAGCCACGACGAGATGATGAGCTTCGGCCTGCAGTTCCGCGGGCTGATGCTGAACCTCCCGTTTCAGCTACCGGAGAACCTCCTGCTGCTGGGCCGGTCCCTCGCGATCCTGTCGGGTATGTGCACCGGGCTCGACCCGCAGTTCAACTTCTGGAGCGCGATCGCTCCGTACGCATCCAAGCTCATATCCGACGAAGACGAAGGCGGCACTCTGTTCGGCGCGGGCTTTGACACGTTGCTCGCAGAAGGTACGAAGGTCCTCCAGACCACCATCGGCCTGCCCGCTCGCGCTGACCGCGTGCTCACGCTCATGGAGCGCGGCGAGTTCAGCGTGCAGACGCCGCTGCTCGATCTGCGGATGCGGCGGCTCGACCGCAGCGTCGGCCGGGTGGCCAGCGCCCTCGTATTCGGCGCGCTGCTCATCGCCGGTGCGGTGCTCTACGAGGTCGAACCGACGCTTGCCAAGGCGCTCATGATCGTCTCAGTAGTGCCGGGCCTGCGCGCTCTGATGGGCGGCCGCGGGGGCCACCCGGGGCGCTAG